The Aerococcaceae bacterium DSM 111021 region CTTCCTTAACCTCAACACTCGATAACGTCTGACTCGCAGTGCTAATAGGCTTAATAGGAGTCATTATTAATGTATCTTCAATATCAGTTTCTGGATCGAATCGTTGTTCGTTCATTCGATTAACACTTAGACTTGTGCTCAAATCATTTAACATTTCTTGGACTGAACTATAACGGTGTTCTAATGATTTCGCTGTAGCTCTCATTACAACATTTTCTAAACTTTGTGGAACGTAATCCAAGTGTTCTTTAACACGCGGAAATTCTTCCTGAAAATGTTTTAATGCGACGGAAACTGCTGACTCACCGTCATATGGTACTTCTCCTGTTATTAGCTCGTACAAAACAACACCTAGGGCATAGATATCAGATTTAACTGTTGCACTACCGCCTCTTGCTTGTTCTGGTGACAGATAATGAACTGAGCCTAGCAATGTATTCGTTTGGGTTAATGATGTATCTGATAACACAACCGCTATACCAAAGTCAGTAATTTTCACTTCATTATTTTCAGTTATTAATATATTTTGTGGTTTGATATCACGGTGAATGATGTTATGTCTATGAGCTATATCAATCGCTGATAGAATTTGTGACATAATGTTTACTGCCAATTCCAATGATACAGGTGATTTCTCACGGATAAATGTTTTTAAATCATTTCCTTTAACATATTCCATAACAATGTATTGTTGCCCTTCTTCTTCGTCTACATCGTAAACTTCAACAACATTGTGATGTAATAATTGACTTGCTGCCATTGCTTCACGTTGAAATCGTCGAATTGCATCTTGATTATCTTGGAAGTCAAACCGTAAAACTTTTACAGCGACATCTCTATCCAATATTAAGTCTCTGGCTAAATAGACATTCGCCATTCCACCAGAACCAACGAGTTGATTGATGATATAGCGACCGGATAGTTTAGAGTTAATATCTATCATGCCATCTCACCATCCTCAATACTTAACGAAGCTACATCGCCGACAATAATAATCGTTATATTATCTCGACCACCTGCTTCATTTGCAGCATTGATTAATGATACAGCTAGTTGCTCAACATCTTCGGATTGTTGGAAAAAACCTACAATTTCTTGGTGACTAACCATATTAGTCAATCCATCTGAACAAAGCATAAGATTTTCCACTTCTTCAAGTGGTAATTCTAACAACTCATAACCTACATCTGGTGTCACTCCGATTGATTGAGTAACAACATTACGTTGAGGATGAAGATTCCCTTCTTCTTCCGTTATCTCACCAGATCGGATTAATTCATTCACTAAAGAGTGATCTTCTGTTTTTTGAATTAATTCCCCGTCATTGAAGACATAAGCACGACTATCCCCAACGTGCGCAATTAAGACAAATTCATTTGTAATTAATGAAACAACTAACGTTGTTCCCATACCTTCAAGCTGTCTATTTTTTAATGATTCTTCATATAGATAAGTATTAACATCTTCAATAGCCTGTCCAATCCATTGAGATGCATCTTCTTTTGTTAACTCTTTAGTGAGTAGTTTAAATTGCTCACCTAAATATTTTGTCGTAAGTTCACTAGCGACTTCACCTGCTTGATGACCGCCAACTCCATCACATAAGACAAATAAATATTGATTATAATCTGATTTATAATAGTCAGCATAATCTTGATTTGACTTACGTTGTTTACCTACGCTCGAATGGAGCGATATTTGCATCGTTTCACCTCTTTTTTTCTTGCACTAATCAACATCTTCTGTGTCTTTTTTAACTAAACGAGAGATAAAAAATCCATCAGTTTGAAATTGTTGTGGCCATACTCGAATATTACCTTCATCAGTTATCAAATCAGCATTTACATTATCATGTTCAGTTGTAATAGGGCTCTGCATGAAATTGTTATGTGTTTCTAAAAAAGAGTTTACAATTTCTTCATTTTCCTCATAAGACATTGTACAAGTACTGTAAATGATTTTTCCACCTGGTTTTAATAATGTAGATACATGATTAATTAAATCTGTTTGTATTTGTGATAAATCTTTTACGTCTTGGTAGGTCTTATCATATTTAATTTCTGGTTTACGTCTCATTAGACCTAACCCAGAGCACGGTGCATCTAAGTAAATCGTGTCATATAATTGACCATCAGATGCTTCATGTTTTTTTGCATCTTCTACTTTCAATGTGACTCTTTCAGATAGGCCTAAACGTTCCATATGTTCGTTGACTCGCTTTATTTTGGGTTCTGAAAGATCTAATGCAGTCAGATGACCCGTCTCTAATAACGTAGCAATATGCGTGGCTTTTCCTCCAGGTGCAGAACATGCATCTAGAATTTTTTCATCCCCACTTATATGCCCTAGTGGCGCTACTAACATAGATGATTCATCTTGTATTGTAAGCCAACCTTCTTTAAAAGCAGTGGAATGAATTAAATTACCATTAACAGATCTAATTCCAACTGTTGAAATTTCACTTTCTAGAGTGTCGAATCCTTCACTATAAAGTGATTCCATAACTTCTTTTCTAGACTTTTTGTTTGTATTTACTCTTGCAGACACAAATGGAACTTGTTGTAAACTCTCTAATAGTTCATTCACTTCTTGAGCTGTTTGATGCTTTAAGAAGTAATCTACAATCCATGGACTTATACTGTATTTTACACTTAATCGTTCTGTTTTATTCTCAATATCATCAATATCTAAACGTTCTGTTCTAGTAAATCGGCGTAATATCGCATTAACAAAGTTCCCAACTCCACCATGGCCGTTAGTTTTAGCAATTTGAACTGCCTCATTAACTACAGCATGACTCGGGATCCGGTCTAAGTATACCAATTGATATACAGATGCTCTTAATAGAGTCAATACCCAGTCATCAAGTTTTTTACCTGATACATAAGGAGCTAAATAATAATCAATCGTTAATTTATTTTGAATAACCCCGTATACAATTTGTACGACTAATCGATTGTCACGTTCATCCAAAGGAGTATTTTTTAAAAAATCGTCTATCGCTACATTTGAAAATTCATTTTGATTTTCAATTTTATCGAGTAGAACGAGTGAGTGCCAACGTAAATTTTTTATTAATTGTTTTTTACTTCGTTGTTTAATTTTCAAAGACTCGTTCCTCCTATCATTTTTTATTTTCGAATACGCTATCTATTATATCCTCTGGCTTATTTCCATTCAACCATTGTTCAATTGAAAGTCGTTTTTTTCCACTTTCTTGCCATTCATTTATTCCATAATATGTTTCATTGCCACATTGAACAATAATCATATTATTCTCGACTGCTACTACTTTACCAATCTCAACCGTATTACCTAGGTAGTTTACAGGCTTCCCACCCCAAATCTTAACGCGATTTCCGTCTAAGATTGTATAAGTTGAGGGGAATGGTCTAAACGCCCGGACGTGATTATCAACTTCTTGAGCAGTAAGACTCCAATCAATTTGTTCTTGTTCTTTACTAATTGTTGGTGAGAATACAACTTCTTCCTCGACCTGAGGTGTTGCTTGAATGGTACCGTCAAATAATGCTGGTAGTGTCTCTAATAGTAATTCTTTCCCTATAACTGCTAGGGACTCAAACAACCCACCTACATCATCTGTGGCTTTAATTTCAATTGCATGTTGAGATAGAATATCTCCAGCATCCATCTTCTTAGTCATATAAATAATTGAAATTCCTGTCTCTTTATCTCCATTCCAAATAGCGTAATGGATTGGTGCACCACCACGGTATTTGGGTAATAAAGACGCATGGACATTAATCGCACCATATTTAGGTGCTTCAATTAAATCAACAGGTACAAATTGACCATATGCCGCTGTAATAATCAAATCAGCATTTAATGCTTTCAACTCTTCAACTTCTACTGACCCTCTTATTTTTTCAGGTTGGAAGACTTTTATGTCATGTTCAAGCGCTAATTCTTTCACAGGCGTTGGCTTTAAAACTTTTTTACGCCCGACAGGCCTGTCTGGTTGCGTAACAACTGCAACAACCTCAAGGTCTGGATTTTTAACTAATCCGTCTAGTACTTCGACGGCAAAGTTGGGTGTTCCCATAAATATAATTTTATGCATTTAAATATCCTTTCTAACTAAAGTACTGTGGTTCGTGATCAATATTCACATATACACCTTGTGTCGCTTTGTGCTGTGTGTCATTTAATATATCGTCTAATTGCTTTTGAATCGTTGTTTTATCTTTATATTTTATAAGTAAATTAAAATAGTAATAATTATTAATTTTAGCGATATTATTGCGGTTTGGCCCAATAATATACAATTGTTCCTTCTTTTCAAGGACAGGGTTATATAATTTTGCTTTTAAATCATATGCCATCTGGCTTGCTTTCCCTTGATGCTTACTCGACACTGTCACCAAAGTAGTAAAATAATATGGTGGGTAATTTGTCAAATGTCGTCTTTTCATCTCAAAACGGAAAAAATTCTCATAATCATGGGTTTGAGCAAATTGAATGACATAATGTTCCGGATTGTATGTTTGTATCACAACTTCCCCAGCCAATCGCCCTCGTCCTGTCCGCCCGCTTACTTGAGTTAATAATTGGAATGTTCTTTCACTCGCTCTAAAATCAGGTAGATTCAGCGCTGTATCAGCATTAATAACTCCAACTAGGGTTACATTTTCAAAATCTAGCCCTTTTGCAATCATTTGAGTTCCAAGAAGAATATTCGATCGTCCTGAAGAAAACTCGGCTAACAACTTTTGATGCTGACCTTTTCTTCGTGTTGTGTCATTATCCATTCGAGTAACTCTTGCTTCGGGGAAAATCTCTTCCAAGGTTTCAGCAACTTTTTGAGTACCGATACCGTGTGTTCGAATATGAGCAGATTGACAACTTGGACAATTAGATGGTAAGGGTTCATAATAATCACAATAGTGGCATTTCATTTGATTATCGAATTTATGATACGTTAATGAAATGTCACATCGAGGACATTGCATAATAAATCCACATTCACGGCAAAGTAAGTATGATGCATAACCCCGTCGGTTTTGTAACAGAACAATTTGTTCATTTTTGTCCAAACGATCTTGTATTTTCTCAATAAGCTCGGGAGATAATTCATTTGCCGTTGCTCTCAATGTGACCTGAGTCATATCAATAATTTCCACTGGTGGCATTGGCTTCTGATTGACTCTTGTCTCTAAGTGTATCAAATGATAATTTCCAACTTGAGCTCGTGCTCGACTCTCTAACGAAGGTGTGGCACTACCAAGAATTAGTGGGGCGTTGTGATACTTGCTACGCCAAATAGCTACGTCTCTAGCATGGTAACGGGGATTATCGGATTGTTTATATGTTGTTTCATGTTCTTCATCTATGATGATGATTCCAATATTTTCTATGGGCGCAAAAATAGACGATCTAGCACCTACAACAATTTTTGCCTCACCTTTAATAATACGTTGCCATTCATCATATTTTTCGGTTATCGATAAACCAGAATGTAAAACTGCAACTCCTGTTTGAAACCGACTTACAACTCGCTCCACCATTTGTGGTGTTAATGAAATTTCTGGAACAAGCAATAAAGCAGACTTCCCATGTTTTAAAGCTCTATCCATTAACTGTAAGTATATCTCCGTTTTCCCACTTCCTGTAACACCTTCGATTAGATATGTATCAGGTTTTCTAGCATCCACACTTTTACTAATCACATCATAAGCATTTTGTTGCTCAGGTAATAGTATTTTTGACTTACTTGCTTGAAAGTCTAAATCTTTTAGTGGATCACGGTATACAACTTCTTCTTGTGTTGTTATCCATTCTTTTTCAATTGCTGATCTTATTGTTGCATTTGAAAGTTGTAATTCATTCATTAACACACTTTTTTCAATACTTTCTATAGCATCATGATTTATAAAGTATTCTAAAATAGCTTTTTGTTTAAAACTTCTTTTATTGATAGTTTCTAATGTTTTAATAAATTCATCTTTATTCAAATTTGGTTTAATCATTGTTTTTGTCTTTTGAGTTGTTTGATCTATCACTCTATAATCAATTGATATAATATTATCTTTTTTCAATTGACTGATAACATTCGGTGAAACTCTATCTTCTAAATCTTTTCGATCGATTGTGGCTTGATTCTGATACCAATCTCCCACTCTCTCTTTAAACTGGGCTGGATCGTGTATTATTGTAACTGCGTTATATTTCGCCTTTAGCAAACTCGGTAACATAGCTTGCAGCACTGATATTCTGAAACATTGAAGATAGTTGGCTAAGTAATCACTTAGTTCTATCAATTCATCATTTAAGAATACATCATAATCCATGATGGCGTGAATGGGTTTGAGTTTGCCGTTGAACTCTGTGTCTTGAACGATATCTACTACAAACCCAGTTCGCTTCATATTACCGAAAGGTACTTGAACTCGGCTACCTAGTTTGATTGCTGATTCCCAGTCTAACGGAACCGCATAATCAAATGAGCGATTCACCTGTTTAGCAGGTATATCAACAACTACTTTCACTATCATTCTTTCCCCTCCTTGAAATAATTTGTTTCTTATGACAAAAAACTACCATGAAAGTATTATAAATTCTTTCATAGTAGCTTCGATTTTATTGTTCTTTGATTTGTAAGTCGCCAGAAACAACTTCTTCTAACGCTCTTCCTACTGGTTTGATAGCTTCATATGAATCTAACATCTCATGTTTATGTAATTGCATTTCATGTGCTCGTTTACTAGCTAAGATGATTAAGCTATATTTTGATGGTACTTGTTCGACTAATTTATCAACTGACGGATATAACATCATAATTGATTACTCCCCTTTTTGAAAATAATTATGTATTTGTAATTTAATTTGATCTACTACTCTAGAAACTTTTAAATGCTCACTTTGTATTATACCATTTACTTTGTTGACTGCACAATCGACTTCGTCATTAACAACTACATAGTCGTAATGTTTCATCATATCAATCTCTTCACGAGCTTTTTGCATACGTTCATAAATAATTTCTTGATTATCAGTACCGCGACCTGTGATTCTAGATTCTAATTCATTCAGATTTGGTGGAGCTAGAAAAATAAATATACCATCGGGCATTCTTTCTCTAACTTTCATCGCTCCTTGAACTTCAATCTCTAAAAAAACATCGTAGCCTTTAGACAAGTTATCCTCGATAGCTCGGATAGGCGTTCCATAATAATTCCCAACATATTCTGCATGTTCAAGCAATGCATCTTCTTCTATTAATTCCTCAAACTCCTCACGTGAGGTAAAGTAATAATCGACACCATCTACTTCACCTGGTCTCATTTGGCGAGTCGTAGCTGATACTGAATATACATAATTATATATATTGTTCTTAAAAATTGCAGCCCTTACTGTTCCTTTTCCTACTCCGGACGGGCCAGATAATACAATTAATAAACCTCTTGTGTCACTCATATTTACCTCCAAAATAAAACTCTATATGTCTATAAGTACCATCATAACATATCTTGATAATTCTTGAAATAAAATCAAGATATTTCATCAGTTTCTTTTATTGTTCTAATTCTGCTTGTAATTGATCTTGTAACGTTGATAGAGTATCACTATCTAGAACTTCGTAATTTACACCATCAATTTCCTCAGCGTTACCTTTTAATTGAATCGCCTCAACATCTGTAATGATGTGACGATAATCCATAGCAATGGTTTGAATATCTTTAAACGAAAGATTCGTTAATACATTACCGTTTAAACTTCCTAGTAATTTAGGAATACTTGTTATTGAATTAATCTGACTTAATTGAGGCACAATTGAACTTACTACTTGTCTAGCTCTATCTTGTCTTTGAGTTGATTGAATCGCTTCATCTATATCGCCGATATAAGCTAATGCCATTTCTCCATCCATTGTATATGTTTGACCTTCAACGAAACTATAGCCATTTTGATCGAATGTGGCAGTTGAAGTAACCGTTACCTCACCCAATGCATTAATAATATCAGAG contains the following coding sequences:
- the priA gene encoding primosomal protein N', producing the protein MIVKVVVDIPAKQVNRSFDYAVPLDWESAIKLGSRVQVPFGNMKRTGFVVDIVQDTEFNGKLKPIHAIMDYDVFLNDELIELSDYLANYLQCFRISVLQAMLPSLLKAKYNAVTIIHDPAQFKERVGDWYQNQATIDRKDLEDRVSPNVISQLKKDNIISIDYRVIDQTTQKTKTMIKPNLNKDEFIKTLETINKRSFKQKAILEYFINHDAIESIEKSVLMNELQLSNATIRSAIEKEWITTQEEVVYRDPLKDLDFQASKSKILLPEQQNAYDVISKSVDARKPDTYLIEGVTGSGKTEIYLQLMDRALKHGKSALLLVPEISLTPQMVERVVSRFQTGVAVLHSGLSITEKYDEWQRIIKGEAKIVVGARSSIFAPIENIGIIIIDEEHETTYKQSDNPRYHARDVAIWRSKYHNAPLILGSATPSLESRARAQVGNYHLIHLETRVNQKPMPPVEIIDMTQVTLRATANELSPELIEKIQDRLDKNEQIVLLQNRRGYASYLLCRECGFIMQCPRCDISLTYHKFDNQMKCHYCDYYEPLPSNCPSCQSAHIRTHGIGTQKVAETLEEIFPEARVTRMDNDTTRRKGQHQKLLAEFSSGRSNILLGTQMIAKGLDFENVTLVGVINADTALNLPDFRASERTFQLLTQVSGRTGRGRLAGEVVIQTYNPEHYVIQFAQTHDYENFFRFEMKRRHLTNYPPYYFTTLVTVSSKHQGKASQMAYDLKAKLYNPVLEKKEQLYIIGPNRNNIAKINNYYYFNLLIKYKDKTTIQKQLDDILNDTQHKATQGVYVNIDHEPQYFS
- a CDS encoding DNA-directed RNA polymerase subunit omega codes for the protein MMLYPSVDKLVEQVPSKYSLIILASKRAHEMQLHKHEMLDSYEAIKPVGRALEEVVSGDLQIKEQ
- the rsmB gene encoding 16S rRNA (cytosine(967)-C(5))-methyltransferase RsmB, which produces MKIKQRSKKQLIKNLRWHSLVLLDKIENQNEFSNVAIDDFLKNTPLDERDNRLVVQIVYGVIQNKLTIDYYLAPYVSGKKLDDWVLTLLRASVYQLVYLDRIPSHAVVNEAVQIAKTNGHGGVGNFVNAILRRFTRTERLDIDDIENKTERLSVKYSISPWIVDYFLKHQTAQEVNELLESLQQVPFVSARVNTNKKSRKEVMESLYSEGFDTLESEISTVGIRSVNGNLIHSTAFKEGWLTIQDESSMLVAPLGHISGDEKILDACSAPGGKATHIATLLETGHLTALDLSEPKIKRVNEHMERLGLSERVTLKVEDAKKHEASDGQLYDTIYLDAPCSGLGLMRRKPEIKYDKTYQDVKDLSQIQTDLINHVSTLLKPGGKIIYSTCTMSYEENEEIVNSFLETHNNFMQSPITTEHDNVNADLITDEGNIRVWPQQFQTDGFFISRLVKKDTEDVD
- a CDS encoding methionyl-tRNA formyltransferase, producing the protein MHKIIFMGTPNFAVEVLDGLVKNPDLEVVAVVTQPDRPVGRKKVLKPTPVKELALEHDIKVFQPEKIRGSVEVEELKALNADLIITAAYGQFVPVDLIEAPKYGAINVHASLLPKYRGGAPIHYAIWNGDKETGISIIYMTKKMDAGDILSQHAIEIKATDDVGGLFESLAVIGKELLLETLPALFDGTIQATPQVEEEVVFSPTISKEQEQIDWSLTAQEVDNHVRAFRPFPSTYTILDGNRVKIWGGKPVNYLGNTVEIGKVVAVENNMIIVQCGNETYYGINEWQESGKKRLSIEQWLNGNKPEDIIDSVFENKK
- a CDS encoding Stp1/IreP family PP2C-type Ser/Thr phosphatase; the protein is MQISLHSSVGKQRKSNQDYADYYKSDYNQYLFVLCDGVGGHQAGEVASELTTKYLGEQFKLLTKELTKEDASQWIGQAIEDVNTYLYEESLKNRQLEGMGTTLVVSLITNEFVLIAHVGDSRAYVFNDGELIQKTEDHSLVNELIRSGEITEEEGNLHPQRNVVTQSIGVTPDVGYELLELPLEEVENLMLCSDGLTNMVSHQEIVGFFQQSEDVEQLAVSLINAANEAGGRDNITIIIVGDVASLSIEDGEMA
- the gmk gene encoding guanylate kinase, encoding MSDTRGLLIVLSGPSGVGKGTVRAAIFKNNIYNYVYSVSATTRQMRPGEVDGVDYYFTSREEFEELIEEDALLEHAEYVGNYYGTPIRAIEDNLSKGYDVFLEIEVQGAMKVRERMPDGIFIFLAPPNLNELESRITGRGTDNQEIIYERMQKAREEIDMMKHYDYVVVNDEVDCAVNKVNGIIQSEHLKVSRVVDQIKLQIHNYFQKGE